TAATAAAACCACTGTGAGTTCAATTTTCAAAGCAAAGGATgaattgcaaaatatatttttttctgatgaatcagctaaaactttttttaaaactagctCCTGAGTGGCTCTCCGCTTACTCAATTTAAAAAGCTAAGCAGATTTAAACTGGTTAGTTCTGGCAGACATAAATTTTCAGGTCCACATTCCTGATTCACCTTCATTATAAAAGTAGTGCTGTTTGACTTTAATAATATGGCTTGAACTTATAAATATGTgtgaatatattctatattttgaaatatattagatatttgcaaatgtattttatatttttaaaaaacaattgagGTAGCATACTTACACTCAACTAAGTTGGGAgatataaaaagtaatatttctgttatttatgaTATATTGAATATTTGTGAGTTGAGGAATTACTGGCTATTGGATCTTGGCAGATTGAATTTATTGCTATATGAAAAATGATTGTGTATAATGCAtttcttctagaaaataaaattatcttgatAAGGTTTTAGtaactataaaatggaaatgtgaaaaatgttagatgctttgattttctttaaaaataaatctaaatagtttattgactttttgacttttattaatttgtatttttctggttctggtttatttttcttcaataaacatagcacaatttaaaaacatgatttacTGTGTTTTGGGGGCGAGACTTGTTGAGCATTTCTGTTATTGAACCTCATAATATTATAGACACTTTTGCAAGTGTGTACTTCAGGTTTAATGAAGAAAGCACTGTAATGTAAAGGCCAAGAATCTGTAAAGGTAAATTGCTGGGTTCAGtagtatttttttatattgtgcAGTAACATCTCTGGACTAAGattaaaattgaataattaaGTTTTTAGGTTTTGCTATCCTTAAGAATTTAATATTACTGAATATTGAATTAAATTTAAGCAGAAATTATTAGGCCACATGGTATGTTAATACTAATGTTCTTTAGCATTTTCCCTCTATTTCGCAGACTATCAAGGACTCTGTGATTTTACTAAGATTTGTATATTCTTAAAGTGacttatagaaaacaaaatttctcaagtcttttgtttctcttttttttccataggGGTACCAAAGTCTGATCTCTTGCACACCAAATCATTAAGGGGCCATAAAGACTGCTttgaaaaatatcatttaattgCAAACCAGGGTTGTCCTCGATCTAAGCTTTCAAAAAGTACTTACGAAGAAGTTAAAACCATTTTGAGTAAGAAGATAAACTGGATTGTACAGTATGCACAAAATAAGGATCTGGATTCAGATTCGGAATGTTCTAAAAACCCCCAGCAGCATCTGTTTAATTTCAGGCATAAGCCAGAAGAAAAATTACTCCCACAGTTTGACTCCCAAGTACCAAAATATTCTGCAAAATGGATAGATGGAAGTGCAGGTGGCATCCCTAACTATACACAAAGAATTTTGGAGCAGAGGGAAAATACAGACTTTGGACTTGCTATGTTACAAGATTCAGGTGCCACTTTATGTCATAACAGTGTATTGTGGCCTCATAGTCAcaaccaggcacagaaaaaagaagagacaatCTCTAGTCCAGAGGCTGATGTCCAGACCCAGCATCCACATTACAGCAGAGAGGAATGTaagtaaaatggggagaaaagtAACAGTTGGGTGGTTTgggatttttatacatttatataaatgtgtaatGGGTCAAGAATTTTGCTGTGGAAACGTAGATTTGGTAACAGATTCACCTTAGCAAAAATGAGGCATCTTAAAACTTTTCATTCACTGGAATTCTATCTTCTAAGCATTGAAGTTCAGCAGTTTCCATGTTTGTTTTGCCATATAAAATGATTACACTAAATGGAATCAACAAACTGTGAATTGGAACATCCAGGACTCGTATAGTTTAGAAGTACAGCTTCATCTGTTGGCTAATACACATTGTCATGTTGCTGATCCCTACAAGACTGATGTAGGCATGTGTCTTGTTGACTGGTGGTggcatttcaaaagcaaaaatctgACATTTTACTAAAGGCCAAAGGTAATGTGTGCACTTACTGTAAAGTTAGAAAGGGTGATTCATTCTCTCTAcatctatttctacaaaaatttacaGAAGCTGAGGTGATTTTAATTGTCTTGAAACATGATTTCAGAGCCAGAAGGGACCTCTAATATCTTGTTATACAACTTCTTGATTCTAAATGTGAATTATTTAAGATTATATATCTAGATAGACAAATTGATGTTTCAAACTGCATATTATAAGCTGTGTAATGCTTAATCAAAATAAGCTTAATGGGTAGTGacttaacactttttaaaaactgaaacagaaTAGGAGATACCAGAATTCATTGGACCTACTACTAAGTATTTTTTGGTGAAACTTTTGTTTCATTGGAGGGTGGTGGTGTACTGggagtgatttaaaaaatatgtttctggccaggcacaatggctgacacctataatcccagcactttgggaggccaaggtgcgaggatcactggagcccaggagttcaagaccaacctagacaacatagcaagaccccatctctacaaaaaataaaaaaatgaggtgtggtggcacacatctatggttccagcttctagggaggctgaggtgggagcaatcacttgagcccaggaggttgaggcaacagtgagccattgatcacaccactgcactcccaacggggtgacagagcgagaccctgtctcaagacagaataaaaataaaagtttcttacCATGGGTTGTGGTCAGGGTTTGAAAACGTCTCCTCCACACTTAAGAGCATTAATGGTTGAATGCTGGAGTACTGCTGAATGTTGTGTTGACAGTTAagtgcagattttaaaaaataggatatTGTGTTGGTGATGTAAGCTGCATGTTTTCCTAGGTTGTTGTGGTAATAGTGAATACATTTTCATGTTTCAGTGAATTCGATGACTCTTGGTGAGGTAGAACAACTGAATGCAAAGCTCCTCCAGCAAATCCAGGGTAAGAATCACTCTCactgcttttttgtgtgtgaaaaattTTGACATAGAAAATCACCTACGATAAGACACCATTGGCTTTATCTACCTTTAAATTTggaaatgagccgggcgcggtggctcaagcctgtaatcccagcactttgggaggccgagacgggcggatcacgaggtcaggagatcgagaccatcctggctaacacggtgaaaccccgtctctactaaaaaatacaaaaaaaactagccgggcgaggtggcgggcgcctgtagtcccagctactcgggaggctgaggcaggagaatggcgtaaacccgggaggcggagcttgcagtgagccgagatcgcgccactgcactccagcctgggtgacagagccagactccgtctcaaaaaaaaaaaaaaaaaatttggaaatgagATATTCAAACCTGTTAGAATTTCCAGAGcagaaagaataagaaacaaacaacttTCAATTGCagaggaaatacatttttcttttagtttctttgttttttttgttttttttttttacagaatctTGCTTTATCACActggttggaatgcagtggtgatcctcccaagtagctgggtcttaCTGTCATGTGcaccattacacccagctaattttttttttttataggggtggggtctcaccatgttacccaggctgatctcgagatcctgggctcaaacagccctcctgcctcaacttcccaaagagctggcattacaggtgtgagccactgcacccggccacatttttcttttctaagtgaAAATGGAAACTACAACCTCTTACTAACATTTTATTGACTACCCACGATTGCACCAGGCACTGTGTGGGAGTGCTCCCAAACAGTTCTTTAAGGCATGTGATATTAgtcttttttgttaaattataaacaatttcaaacatatataaaagtagTGAGACTAGCATAGTGAACCCCTTAAGCCATCTTCACCAACTTCAACTGTTATCAAAGGCATAATAATAATCATCTCTACTTGCATCCATTCCCATTGCACTACCCATAGCATGGATTATTTTCAGCCAAATCCCAGCTAACACATTCGTTTTTGTCCATAGATTAGGATTTCTTCtaaaagataactttttaaaaaacagtcacAATCTCATTATCAcacaatttaaattaataattccTTAACATCATCAAGTCTGATGCTAACACTTAACAATTAATGTTCAGATTCCCCAATTGTCTCCTTttcagtttatttccttttagatgagaaaattgtACTTCAGAGATGTTAAGTTGCTTACAGAGATCATGCATGCAATCAGTAGCAGATCAAGGATTTAAACTCCAAAGCTTAACCACACAGCCTctcagaataataaaaataattgcaataatAGTTGTAGAAATTTATGAGTGCTTTAcaaatatgatctcatttaagtTTTACAGTAGCCTGGTGAAGTGCTTACTGTCGTTATTAATGTTacacaggaaaggaaactgaAACCAAAAGTTGCTTGCCTGAGGCATGTAAGAGTAGGAACAAGGATTCAAAACTCCTGGtagtctgattccaaagcctctTAGAAGGGATTCCAGACCTGAATACTAATGGGCACTTCTTGTCCGTAAATCACATTATATACTGATTGAATCTGTTTATAGATTCTAATTGAGAAAAGTGGCTCAGCTACAGTAGCAGCCACCATGTTCGCTGTGCATCTCTGGAGTCATTGCTATGACTCCAATTTCACTTGATGGAGAAAAGCCAAATTCCACTTGGCTATGTACAGTATACGATGCCTAGGATGATCAGAACTGACATGCTTCGTAGAGAACACAAGTGTTTCCTTGGTATCAAATCAGTTTCATTGTGACACTTTGCCCAATGCATAGATTTCAGTTAGAGTTCTTGAAATATAAATCATAGCACTGGCTTTCTGCATGCTACAAATGAAAGTTTTTCAATCTTTTACAGAAGTTTTTGAAGAGTTAACACACCAAGTGCAAGAAAAAGATTCTTTGGCCTCACAGCTCCATGTCCGCCACGTTGCCATCGAACAGCTTCTGAAGAACTATTCTAAATTACCATGTCTGCAAGTAGGGCGAACAGGAATGAAGTCACACCTACCCATAAACAACTGACCTGAACAGACTTACTTAGTATGCCCTGCCCTTTATTGGTCTCCCAGACATGCAGACTTCGAAGAAGTTTGAAGAAAGTCCTGGTCCATTTTTTTATGGTCATTAAATTTGCCAAACATAAGGCAGTATTAGACATCTTTTTCAAATAAAGCAGATCATTATACTCTTCTGGGGCTAATCATTTTGGCTCATTTGGGGACTCTTTTTTCCCATAATTACtaaaattttatcacatgtgaCTACTTAAATACACTGTTAGAGTgtcattttattaaacattttaatgtaattcaCCTGTCGAAACAACAGATTAACAAACTCCTTAAACtactaaagataatttttaagagGGAAATGGAATTCATATCACCTCTTATTTATTATGagcaatattttaatataaaaattttatatgtaaaaatgctATTTTAGGTACTTGCCATTCtctttataattgtatatttgagtggttctgtatatttatttacacTATCATGTGTGAATATGTTCACCCATATTTCAGGTCACTGCATTTTACTCTTTTAATACAGTGTTTTTACAACAGTTACCTTGCTTTCCAAAGATAAATGTATTTTGGATTAGAAATCTATTTAGTTgagttgttttaatttctaataactCTTAAAAAGAGGAATTAGTAACTTTTTAAAGCAGTattcaagtaaataaaatacattattttgttttctaacaaaAGCAGTTACTTGGGAAGAAAAGACTAATCTGGCTTCTCTGTCAATTTGTCTCCATGGAAATGAAAGCCTCCTCTGCTTCTTTCATTATTAGCTTCACACCAATGACCGATGCATTAGAATTTGGACAGAGTAAGTCAAGCCTCACTTCCAATTCAAATATAATATCTATCTTCAAATTGAATGTGCTGTGAAATTGTTCTGTCTTTGAAAAGAAAGTGAGGTTATTTTGTGTGCCACAAAGTTTCAAGAATACTTAAACTGTCCAAATTGTATTATCACCATCATTGATCTTAGTGCTCAAAAACGTTGTGAGgtatttttctaaactttataGAGAAAAACAGGATTACTtgacagaagaaaagcaaaactcctaattaaaaaaatataagccTATATATAGAATGTTCTCGTAAGTTGCCTATGATGCTTCCAAAGAGTTTTTATCTAACAGATTGTCCCAAACAGCTAGATAagttttaataatgtattatagtAAAAGCTATAACCAATGCAGAATTAAAATGGGCTCTAAATTCTGTTTTTAACTCATGTTTAGAATGTATATATGAGGTAGATCCTTGCTTGAAAGTATCTACAGAAAAGCCCAGTAACTTGGCAGCTTcatgcataaatatataaatgacattTGCCTTAAATTTGGCAGCCTACCCTGGCTTGGGTCAGATTTTATTCttaaacacaaaaaaagtatttaagcAAACACTTAAATCTAATTGAAAACAACTTTTTGTAATGCTAACGTGTTAAATTGGCCTGAAAGTATTAATTGATAtccattgatttttgttttgtttttctttgaagtaTAACATTACTTTTTGGGGGAATTTTTGAAAGATGCTTTTGATTTCTCTCAATTCTTTAAGTCatgcaaaatgaatttaaaatccAGGGAGTATGGATGCATTGCCTTAGTTTTGATGAGCTTTAAATTAAATGTGTGCAatatcaaaatattcaaaattacaaGTTGGGTAAATACATTTCCTGATTATGCCAGTATCTTAGTGCTTAATTGTTCCCACATTTTCAAATTTGACTTTACTCTTTTCTGGCGTAATTCAGTAAGATGGTTACCAGCCAGTGTGTTTGCGCACATTTGGGTTTGTGTTTAGATGAGTTAGGGACAGTGATAAAAGTTGGGGATATGTTGCATTTGATATCAGTAGTAGCATATTTCCAGAATATGAGCCATAAGTTGCAGTCCTGAATGCTACAGTGTTATCCAAAGAAAGGAGTTTTCTGACAAATACATAGCTTTACTAATGAGTACGGAACAAGTGGATAAGAGTGTGCATGTACTAAGGTCTTAAGTGGGGACTCTGATTTATTGCATTTAGATATTTCTACTTAAGCTCTTCAAAGGAGAGGTGctcttaaaaaaaactttgtggTGCTGGTACTCACACTACTTTATTTGGATGAGTTCCtagtgaaaaaaaattgtttgaagtATTTTGCACAGCAGTTTATCCAAATATTTGGTAAACTTATAATTTAGTCCTATGTTTTCTTAATTGAATATGCAATTACTGTGTATGCAAATATAAGTATCAGGTACAGAGTTGAGTTCTAACAAGAGAACATGAAATATCACATATTGTTTTCCATACTTGGCTGTTCTCTACTGTTGTTAGTAATTTTTGAGGATGTTTCGAAGCATATCTCATGTACTACTGTTTAAAAAGTGGCAAACCATACTGCCAGTCATTCATTACTAAATTTTCAGAGCTTATGTGATTAAGAGGAGTGAGATAAGACTAATTGTTTTCATGTTCAGTTTTACAATTTGACAAGttaaattgagttttaaaaatcagaaaagtgtTTTTGACCACACAGATtctctttaaagttttaaatCAGTTCAGCCTTATAATTAAGCTAAAAATCAATTATGTTTACTCTGAGATTATCATCTTATCCTTTGATCCTCATATTAATATCTAAATTAgtcttttttaaaaggcatacaCTTGAGTGTCCAGTAATAGATGATTCAGGCAGCAGAATAGTGTTTTGTTGTGTCCTTTACTATGAATAGTGGTAGAGCAAAGACACGTTCTTAGGTTTTCAAAATACATGTTCATTTTACCACAAAGTGcccatttttatatacatttaaggaTTATTTTTTCAATGTCAACTTCATGTTAGAAAGTGATTTCAGAAATATAGTCAAAATATATAGTCAAATATATCTTGACAGGCATCTTGAGATACGGATTTTCATTTtaccatcttttttgtttgtttttgttttgagacagtctcgctctgttgcccaggctggagtgtagtggcgcaatctcagctcactgcaagctctgcctcctgggttcacgccattcttctgcctcagcctcccaagtaactgggactacaggcgcccgccaccacgcccagctaatttctttttgtatttttagtagagatggggtttcactgtgttagccaggatggtctcgatctcctgaccttgtgagccgcccgcctcggcctcccaaagtgcttggattacaggtgtgagcccttgCGCCCAGCCATTTTACCATATTCTTTATGACTGAAAatggttttgtgttttatgttgtttatgttttttttacCTTAGTGTTTACACTGGTAAGGCTTGTTAgtacatttttgtggttttttttaaagtaagcttttagatctatttgtgttttaatgtttcccagtttgggttttgttttgttctggaaGAATCTGCTTTcgttattaaattataaaatgtaacatGTAAATGCTCTAAAGTAGGgatttttaaagagtaaattaTTTGTGTAGCTTAATTGGAGGTTCAGGTTAGTGACCATAAAGTGGGTTACTTgtacatgaaaattttaaatggtaCCATGTAAAATTCTTGTATTGTCACTTTTTCTGACTTATGCCAGTTCATTTACTGACAAATGTTGTTACTAAGAGCTTATTAAGAAGTGTAATACgctataaaaaatgttaatactttTTGTTCAGATGTAAAGCAAAGATAATTGATATCATTTCAGTGTGTGattgtatttttaactttaggTTGGTAGGAGTAATTATTTCAGGAAATTTGTGGTGAAAATTAGTAAGACATAAAAGCCTCAACAGTTTATTCTTACCAAGTAAAGTTCTGTGGTCATGGGCCAGGGAAGAGTTTATTTACCGGAATACTAGAGCCCTCACACGAAATAAAGGTAACTTGGAGGAGGGCTATAATGCTTGCATCTCAGGATTTTATTTCACTTCATCCTTTCAGAATTGCCCTTATTATGGTACAGTCTAACCTATTAAGCAACTTCTGGCTATGGTAACATTGATATGAACCATATTATGTCAAGTCTCCAAAAATACCTAGTTTGTAACATATGCTTTCCCTGTTCTTTTTAGTTGGAGTCCACATtactaatacattttaataatatttaattatttcacagttttaaGTTTactaaagtaaacaaaaaatcatGAAGATAAGTATTGCCCTCCCCCAAAAAAGGTTTCAAGATTAGTTGAACTTCCCTCAACTACACCTAAATAAAGCAAAGGGGAATTTTAGTAAATGTGTACCTTGTCTCTTTCAGACACATctagaatgtttttctttcaccGTACCTCCAAAAGAGGCAGTTTAGAAAGTATTAAGTAGTAACTTTTGTTCaattccattttgtgtgtgtgtttgtgtgtgtgtgtgtgtgttaacctTACTTTAAAACAGTAGCATATACTATGGTCATTGAACTTAATCTCCCTGGTGTTAGAAATTTACTTTACAAAATTGTGTTAAgacttggaaaaacaaaatgaaactgctGTGGTAAAAACCAAGTTCGTTTCAGAAAAGTATTGACAATTGTTTGgctgttatattttctttgaaaactgcaataatttatatatttgtattgcTCTGCTTTGGAACTGTATATATGCTTgtctactatttttaattttacaacaataaaataagtattttgttATCTGCTAGCTTGagt
Above is a genomic segment from Macaca thibetana thibetana isolate TM-01 chromosome 3, ASM2454274v1, whole genome shotgun sequence containing:
- the C3H21orf91 gene encoding protein EURL homolog; this translates as MNEEEQFVNIDLNDDNICSVCKLGTDKETLSFCHICFELNIEGVPKSDLLHTKSLRGHKDCFEKYHLIANQGCPRSKLSKSTYEEVKTILSKKINWIVQYAQNKDLDSDSECSKNPQQHLFNFRHKPEEKLLPQFDSQVPKYSAKWIDGSAGGIPNYTQRILEQRENTDFGLAMLQDSGATLCHNSVLWPHSHNQAQKKEETISSPEADVQTQHPHYSREELNSMTLGEVEQLNAKLLQQIQEVFEELTHQVQEKDSLASQLHVRHVAIEQLLKNYSKLPCLQVGRTGMKSHLPINN